CCTAGGAAAAGAAGCGATCATGAAAGCACCCATCAACACGGATCAGAAAAGATCATCTAAGCACATCAACTGCCGTTTCTCTTACCAACAGGTTTATTTTTTATGCACATTATATTCAAACCCACTTACGTGAGACTCTTTCGTGGTCAACCCGCCCATCAAAAGGGTGTgtgttggtttcttttttttttttaatcatcatCTAATTTTCACAGCTATTctgcaaaagagagagaaaggaaagagaagcgAAGGAGATTACGACGAGAAATGGACGGTCGTGAATCGTGGCCGAATCCGGTGGGGATCATCTCAACGGCTGTGAACGAAGACGACCTCGCGGGTGACGCCGCACCCGCAGCTAACGCTCACTCGCACCGCCGCTCCCGTTGCGGCGCCATCCACTTGCTCCTGCGAACCACAGGACATGTAGCGAAATGACCGAATTACCCTTTTTATCCTATAGACGATATACAGTGGCAAATTGGTGATAAAGAGCAGATAGCGTGGCAATTGCTTTTCCATGTTACCGAATCAAGAATTTTATTACTAAAGGAATAGAagaaagagaggggaaaaaaaaacaggatATACCATCTGATGGGGGTCGGATGGAGGATCGGGAATGATCAGTTGATTAAATTTCGAGtgaaattaaaaaggaaaagatgtTTGAAGATTAGGAGAAACGTGCCTTCTTATTCTTCTCCGCGGAGGAGATCACCGCGTGATCCGCCGCGCACGAGGCCGAGCGATGGAGCGGAGTGGCTGGTGCTGCGGCGGGGGGCGATATCGGAGGGATCGGAGTGCAGCACGGGTGGTGAGGCGTTGCGTTCGGATCCGGCgagatcgcggcggcggcggggttgGCGATGGGGGGATCGACGACGCAGGACGACGTGCTCGGAGACGCCGCGGGGGGGAAGGACTTGGATCGGAGGTAGGGGGAGCCAGGGCACGGGCGAAGAGGGCTCAGCGAGGGGCTTAGCCCTgcgtcggcggcggaggtggcggaggaggagggtgaGGGGGGTGATTCGAGGACGAGGAGCTTCTTGCGGGCGGTGGTGGCGGGGTGAAGGCATCGGCGTTTGCGGCTGCCGCAGTAGGAGCAGGGCTCGGAGAAGGCCACGGCGGAGGGGGAGCTCTCGATGCGGAGCTCCGCCATGTACGGGGGAGGGGTGGAGAAGCGGGGGTCGGAGGAGGGGGAAGGTTTCTTGAGGaactccatctctctctctctctctctctctctctctctggattGGTGTTTTGAAATGTTTGAGGGTGGAGGGAAAAAGAGTGGGAAGGGGGAGATATATAGAGAGGATGGATTGTGCGGAGC
Above is a genomic segment from Ananas comosus cultivar F153 linkage group 15, ASM154086v1, whole genome shotgun sequence containing:
- the LOC109721239 gene encoding lysine-rich arabinogalactan protein 19-like, which codes for MEFLKKPSPSSDPRFSTPPPYMAELRIESSPSAVAFSEPCSYCGSRKRRCLHPATTARKKLLVLESPPSPSSSATSAADAGLSPSLSPLRPCPGSPYLRSKSFPPAASPSTSSCVVDPPIANPAAAAISPDPNATPHHPCCTPIPPISPPAAAPATPLHRSASCAADHAVISSAEKNKKEQVDGAATGAAVRVSVSCGCGVTREVVFVHSR